A genomic region of Zalophus californianus isolate mZalCal1 chromosome 11, mZalCal1.pri.v2, whole genome shotgun sequence contains the following coding sequences:
- the LOC113915161 gene encoding olfactory receptor 8B3 isoform X2, whose protein sequence is MTPLNDSLVTEFLLAGLTDHPELQQPLFFLFLMIYIVTMVGNLGLIILVGLNSHLHTPMYYFLFNLSFIDLCYSSVFTPKRLMNFVSRQNIISYVGCMTQLFFFLFFVISECYMLTSMAYDRYVAICNPLLYRVTMSHQICPLLSVAAYMMGFARASAHTGCMLRLTFCTVNIINHYLCDILPLLQLSCTSTHVNEVVVLIVVGINITVPSFTILISYVFILTSILHIKSAQGRSKAFSTCSSHIIALSLFWGSAAFMYLKYSSPGSMEQGKVSSVFYTNVGPMLNPLIYSLRNKDVKIALKKALIKI, encoded by the exons ATGACTCCACT AAATGACTCCTTAGTGACTGAATTTCTTCTTGCTGGATTAACAGACCACCCAGAACTCCAGCAACCcctctttttcctgtttctgatGATCTACATTGTCACCATGGTGGGCAACCTTGGTTTGATCATTCTCGTTGGTCTCAACTCtcacctccacacccccatgtactaCTTCCTCTTTAACCTATCCTTCATTGATCTCTGTTACTCTTCTGTTTTCACCCCCAAGAGGCTGATGAACTTTGTATCAAGGCAGAATATCATCTCCTATGTCGGGTGCATGActcagctgtttttctttctcttttttgtcatCTCGGAATGCTACATGTTGACCTCAatggcctatgaccgctatgtggccatctgtaaTCCATTGCTGTATAGGGTCACCATGTCCCATCAGATCTGTCCCTTGCTAAGTGTTGCTGCATATATGATGGGATTTGCCAGAGCCTCTGCCCACACAGGGTGCATGCTTAGACTAACCTTCTGCACTGTCAATATCATCAACCATTACCTGTGTGacattcttcctcttctccaactCTCTTGCACCAGCACCCATGTCAATGAGGTAGTAGTTCTGATAGTTGTGGGAATTAATATCACCGTACCCAGTTTTACCATCCTGATTTCTTATGTCTTCATTCTCACTAGCATTCTTCATATCAAATCTGCACAAGGAAGATCAAAAGCCTTCAGTACCTGTAGCTCTCACATcattgctctttctcttttttgggggtcAGCAGCATTCATGTATCTTAAATATTCTTCTCCTGGATCTATGGAGCAGGGAAAAGTTTCTTCAGTTTTCTATACTAATGTAGGGCCCATGCTTAATCCCTTGATCTACAGTTTGAGGAATAAGGATGTCAAAATTGCACTGAAGAAAGCCTTGATTAAAATCTGA
- the LOC113915161 gene encoding olfactory receptor 8B3 isoform X1, protein MTPGMLRLNDSLVTEFLLAGLTDHPELQQPLFFLFLMIYIVTMVGNLGLIILVGLNSHLHTPMYYFLFNLSFIDLCYSSVFTPKRLMNFVSRQNIISYVGCMTQLFFFLFFVISECYMLTSMAYDRYVAICNPLLYRVTMSHQICPLLSVAAYMMGFARASAHTGCMLRLTFCTVNIINHYLCDILPLLQLSCTSTHVNEVVVLIVVGINITVPSFTILISYVFILTSILHIKSAQGRSKAFSTCSSHIIALSLFWGSAAFMYLKYSSPGSMEQGKVSSVFYTNVGPMLNPLIYSLRNKDVKIALKKALIKI, encoded by the exons ATGACTCCTGGAATGCTCAGACT AAATGACTCCTTAGTGACTGAATTTCTTCTTGCTGGATTAACAGACCACCCAGAACTCCAGCAACCcctctttttcctgtttctgatGATCTACATTGTCACCATGGTGGGCAACCTTGGTTTGATCATTCTCGTTGGTCTCAACTCtcacctccacacccccatgtactaCTTCCTCTTTAACCTATCCTTCATTGATCTCTGTTACTCTTCTGTTTTCACCCCCAAGAGGCTGATGAACTTTGTATCAAGGCAGAATATCATCTCCTATGTCGGGTGCATGActcagctgtttttctttctcttttttgtcatCTCGGAATGCTACATGTTGACCTCAatggcctatgaccgctatgtggccatctgtaaTCCATTGCTGTATAGGGTCACCATGTCCCATCAGATCTGTCCCTTGCTAAGTGTTGCTGCATATATGATGGGATTTGCCAGAGCCTCTGCCCACACAGGGTGCATGCTTAGACTAACCTTCTGCACTGTCAATATCATCAACCATTACCTGTGTGacattcttcctcttctccaactCTCTTGCACCAGCACCCATGTCAATGAGGTAGTAGTTCTGATAGTTGTGGGAATTAATATCACCGTACCCAGTTTTACCATCCTGATTTCTTATGTCTTCATTCTCACTAGCATTCTTCATATCAAATCTGCACAAGGAAGATCAAAAGCCTTCAGTACCTGTAGCTCTCACATcattgctctttctcttttttgggggtcAGCAGCATTCATGTATCTTAAATATTCTTCTCCTGGATCTATGGAGCAGGGAAAAGTTTCTTCAGTTTTCTATACTAATGTAGGGCCCATGCTTAATCCCTTGATCTACAGTTTGAGGAATAAGGATGTCAAAATTGCACTGAAGAAAGCCTTGATTAAAATCTGA